The genomic region AACCATTGTGCACAATTTAAGTCCGCATATAAAAAATGATACAAGATTCGTTCTCCTCAGTCTCAGGACCTAATCAACTAATCGCTATGCATTTGCCTGGGAACAAGAAAGATGCAAAATATCCCTCTAGAAAGAGGAAGGCCCCGTCATCCATCTCGGATTCTCGTAGGCAAAACAACGCACACCTGGCGCGCGACGgcgccgtggaccgaacgagcacCACGAGGCTTGGCTAGTGCCGCAGCAGCGCAGAGCGAAGTAGAGAGGAAGAGAGGGAGGAAATGATGGGGGGTCGGCACTCCGTACTCTGGTGGGAGGACCGGAGGGAGCGGTCGACGGCCTGGAGCTCGCGCGCGGGCAGGCACGGCAGCAGGTCCGCGCGCCCGCCCTCCACGGGAGTCTGCTGCGCCGATGGCGGGGGCGGCGTCTGCGCTGGCGACTGCGTCGACGTAGGTTCAGCCATGCCGGAGAGGGTGAGTGTCCGACGGAGGTTTGGAAGGGCCTCCGATTGCTTTTGACAACCGTTGAATTTTTTTCTATGCAGTACTCCTTTTAATAGCTCTCAGCTTATTTATAGGTGGTATTATCCTTCTTACTCTAACGTCTTTTTAATTAGGAAAATTCCAAATTACTCTTAATGTTCGCATAAACCTCTAAACTAATTTTTAGAACACTTAAGAAGAATGGAGCGACTCCATCTTATTTTCTGGATGTTTGATTTTCAACAGAAAAAAGAGTGGAGCGGTTCCTAGAGTTTCCATATGAAAATTTAACATAAATAGTTAGAATATTCCCGCTCTATAAAAACGACCAGATGTGAGCGCTTTTCCGAATGCGAGCGCTCTGCTCCCTCTCATCCCCTCTATACTCATATGACTCTCTAACCAAACAAAGAACGAAGCGTCTTCACTCTATTCTACTTTTtaaccaaacaaaaaatggagGGACTTCACTCTACTTGCCAAATGCAGGATAAAACGATTGTATTCTCAAAAACTAGAATAGAATCGCTCCATTCTAGttgactctccaaccaaacacacccttactcATCCACTCCTTTAAGTTGGTTCAATTTACTCCTTAACAAAATTTATTTTTTCTTCACGTAAAAAACAAGTTATTTGTTCAAATTTGTTGGTTAGTAGCTAATAGCATATTTTAGAGTAACTAAAAAAATATATTAtgattctttataatcattttgatagGTTAGAAATCTAATAAAATAATAACTTTAATGGTATAAAACTAAATATAAAATATTGATAAAAATTTCTAATATATTTTTCAAACATAAATTATGATATCCTTGAAATTCAACTTGTTATATTTATTGTGacataactaaactttagtcaaaaGGAACCAAACAATATAATAGACCATAAAAGTCTATCTCCGTAGTCCATCAAGGCCCACGTATGACAGCCCAATAGCCCACTAATTCAAAACCCTAGCAGCACCACCCGTCTTCCTCTTCACCCACATTATAAAGATCCTCCACTTCGCACTTTCGCCGCCGCCTCTCTCCTTCCCGAGCAGGAGGCGGACAAGGTAAGCAGCAATCGCAggaaccctagcgccgccgcacCCGCAGGAATGGTGAGCAGCCGTTCCATTCCTCGCAGCCCTTTCCAGATGGCTTCTGCGCTGTTTCCTGACGCGGATGTCGCGCTGTGTCATAGGGTATCGACCTCGTCGCCGGTGGGAGGAATAAGAAGACCAAGCGCACTGCGCCCAAGTCTGACGATGTCTACCTCAAGCTCCTCGTCAAGGTAAGCGGCGTCGTTATCTTCGATAGATCTGCCCGTGGTCGCGTGTTTGGTTCTGAAAATGCCGTGTGATCTGTAGTCCCATACTGTTATGCTAACAATTGCATCATTTTCGAGGATATTGCTTGTTGCGCCGGTGTAGTAATCCTGTAAGCTTCATCGGCCTGAAGCGACTTTGGAAGATAAAAAGAATTCATCTCTCTTTCATATAATAGATAGATGTGCAGTACCTTtgggttatctgcttgccatgtatTAAAGGTGTCATGTCGTTCTACGTTTTTGTGTATCCCGCGATTTTGATTTGTGTTATGCTCGGGTGCAGCTCTACCGTTTCTTGGTCAGGAGGACCAAGAGCAATTTCAACGCTGTCATTCTCAAGAGGCTTTTCATGAGTAAAACCAACCGACCACCAATCTCCATGCGCCGCCTTGTCAAGTTTATGGAAGGAAAGGTATGCATCTGACAGCCACTCGAGAACAATCTGTTATTGCAAAATGAAATGTAACGTGCTTGTATTTTTTTTGTTCACGTGCTACTTTATTGTCAGATTAGTTGTGTATGTTAATAGTAGTGGATGAAAAATTGCTGACAAGCAAAATGGTTAGTCTAGCTGGTTTGCATTTGGCCATGGATATGGTGCTGAAATAGTGTCTTGTATGTTAACAGGAGAAGAACATTGCTGTCATTGTTGGCACAGTCACAGATGACAAAAGGATCCAGGAGGTTCCAGCAATGAAGGTTACTGCCCTGAGGTTCACGGAGACAGCAAGGGCCAGGATTGTCAATGCTGGTGGCGAGTGCCTCACATTTGACCAGCTTGCTCTTCGTGCTCCACTTGGCGAGAACACGGTATGCTTTGTTTTTTTTATGTTGAACGGTACAAGCTGTGTGAACATTAGTCTGCATTTTAAACTATTGTGTTTCTGAACAGAGTTAAGCCTTATGCTCCTAACAACAATTAAGTGTTGTGTAAGTTAACCATGCTATAGGCGCTGATTGTTTAGCGGGATACTTTTTAAGATTCCTTACAGAAGCAAGTATTTCAACTCTATTTTAATCTATTTCTACTGGTCATTTGGTCTTATTTTCTGGCTCCCAGTGATGGTCTATATTAACCATGCTAATACTGATGTCCTTTGACGAGTATAACAATGTGCTGAGGGAGCTGTCTGTTATTTTTTTTGACTCGTCTAGAACACTTCCATCTTCATAATTGTAATATCCTTTTTTTGCTACGAGTTGTATTTTGATCTTAGTCTTGTATGATTTTTGTGATGACAATCTTTCTACCCAGCTCATTTTCAGACTTCCCTAAGTGGGCTGTCATGATATGTGCTTTTCCATTGCATTTGAGCTCATTCAAGAATATTTTGGTATTATTTTTTCTTTCCGTGCTGTACTATTTTACCTGTGCATGTAGTTGGCTCAGTAAATAGACATACTCCTATCAATGATGATAGGATTTCTTATCCTATCTCGATTAGACTTTCCTTTGTTGGTTGTCTGGGATAAAAAAATTCCTTTCTATCTGAGCATGCATATGGTTTTTGTTCTGTTCATGATCTTTTTTACAAAGGTCGTGTAGCAGCTTATTCTTTTGAATGACATTTGCAATGATGATACTGTTTTTACCCAGCTCATTATGAGACTTCCCTCTGTGGGTTGTCATGATAAGTGCTATTCCTTTGTATCTGAGCGCATTCAAGAATTTTACTCATTTGCCGTCCACTATTTTCTTACCAAGCTGTGCAATTTTACCCATCTATTTAAGTCATTTGTACAACGGGCGTAGTCTGATTTGTTCTGCAATGATGATAAGATACTCTAATCCCAGCTCGATGAGACTTCCCTTTGTGGGCTGTCTGGGATCACAACGTTTCCTAGTATCTGAGCAAGCATATGTAGTTgttatttagggggtgtttggttacaccccgctaaaatttagcccctgtcccatcgaatgtttgaaaccccgttccgggtattaaatgtagtcggattataaaactaatttgtcagctgaagattaaaagacgagacgaatctagtccagttggttgggtctatatttcatacttttatttaaaagtcaaacgcttgagcaaccaaacacccccttaatcagCACCTGTATAAAATCCCAGATATTAGTTGAGACTTTAGAAAGGCCGTTGTCATTATTCCATGTGAAATAATAAACCCTGTTCTGCAGTATTGTAGGTTTCCTTAAACTTGAACTAATGTTCTGGCTATGTTGCTACGTATTGCAGGTCCTCTTGAGGGGCCCCAAGAATGCCCGTGAGGCAGTGAGGCACTTTGGCAAGGCTCCTGGAGTGCCGCACAGCCACACCAAGCCGTATGTGCGCTCCAAGGGAAGGAAGTTCGAGAAGGCTCGTGGCAGGAGGAACAGCCGTGGATTCAAGGTTTAAAACAAATTGTGGCCCTCCGTGTTGCCATCAGCATAGTGCAACCGTTGTGTTTGATCAGTCGACAGTAATTAGTCATCACTCTGTACCGAGATTAGTAGCACAATTTGTTGTCCTGGTTTGAATTTTGGAAGATATTTGATGTCGTCTCCTTATTATCTACTCGTTACTGGTTGAGCACGAAGATTGTTTTGTGATACTCCTACATGATTTAAGACGGTTCCCGACGTTCCATGTATCATTTTTGTGGTAGCTCTGCTTGCAATCGTCCATTCCTGCGCAATTGTCAGCTAGAAAAGGCATTTTGAGTGGATTAAATCCCATAGTTAAAATTCTATGCAGCCAAACAAGGCAGGTGGGTTGGGTGTAAAATTTAGTGGCATGGATCGGGTCGAAATTGAATTTAAATTTTATTACGGCCCGTTTGGATAATATCACCGTTTGGATCATtgaaattgaattccattctaataataataatttagacatatatcaattaagctaattcagttttatacaaaatatatttatatattattattagcaagatgctaTAATTTTACTATAGAGAAGAAGTAAGACGAAGGGTGTCACGTAaattacagagtagaaacaaattctactactgtataaaatcatttcccatcccctagtccatgaatttgagatagactaatatctgaactttggaaagtggtggaatattaaattccaaactaaataagttactttattaagtgaatttcaattcctctaaaatgaaggatCTAAAATGAAGGAATCCAAACGTCCCGTAAGATAAATTGTGGGAAAATTTATTAACATATATAGATTGATGCAAATCCAACTACATTCAAATATATAAACTGTTGCAAATACAACTACAGTTAAAATTCACGCTTTGCTTACATTCTTCCAAAATGAAATCATGTCATCTGTCATGAAACCACACCAATGTTTTCATGTTTTACGGGTTGTTCGTTTCGAATTAAATTAAAGAACTGTTACACCTGCAATTCAATTCATAGAGACAAAAATACTATACTGTTGCAATTTATGTAGACAAAAAAAATACTGTACAAACAGTAGAAGCCTTATAAGTAGTCATCAGCATTTCATTTGCCTCGTGTACAGATCAGCTTCTTTCTGCTTCTCTCTACCAAGACTATACTAGTACAACACTAGAAAACCCTAAATGACGTCTAACAAACACGCCACTCATCTCACAACTTATAATTTCTTAAAACACCGCACCGCTCTCCCTGCGCTGTTAATTCCCTAGTAGAGGCGTCCCGCTATTTTGGATTCGCCCGATCGCACTCGCACCTGCTTGCCTAGAGCGCGACGGctctgcaaaaaaaaaaaaaaaaaaaaaacgggGAGAGCAATCTCTACACACAGCATCCTTAACCCCGTGAATCCACCTTCAAATCATGATATCACAAGATCAGGCTCCTCCTGCAGTTCCTTGTCATATCATCGACTGGTAACAACGCGGAAGAATCGCCATGTCGCCGTTGATTATTGATGATACATCTGGATCTGCATTTCCATGTTTTGGCTGGACAGGAGGCACCATCCTCCGGAGATTTGCATCAGATAGTCCTAGCTTCACAAAGAACGTTGCGGTACAGCCCTTCCCTACGCCTTCGCTTTCCAGCCAGATGTTCCCTTGCATAAGGGCAACAAATCTGAGAGAGCATATATGCACACTCTACATTAGCGTCCAAGATGAAATTCTCTCGAGACAAAATTCATTCAGGAAAAAAAAACTTTACTGGTATACCTTCTGGAAAGGGCCAGACCCAATCCGTTGCCACTACGCAATTTGTTTGTAGCATTTTGCTGGTGTGCAAATCTTGTGAAGGTGTGAGGCATATCTTGTGGGCTGATTCCACAGCCGGTGTCTTTTACCTGCAGCATTATTTGGCATCAGATTTGCTGTAGATATTGTGCAATGTATATATAATAGGCAGATCAATGTTGTGGTGTGCTTAGCCAATGGAATTCCTGCAGACTAGCAAATAATAACCCTTCTTTTTTTTGAAACGAAGACGGCAACCTAAACTCATCTGGAAAATCTCTCATAAGTTAAGGTCTTCCTTTCTAAATAAAACTGTCCATCTAGATGAACGGCCAGTTCCTCCTCAAATATGAAAATTATAGTATGGCTACATGCCTGGACAAGCATACCTAAACCTATAATATAATATCAAGGACTACCAATCAACTCCAAATAGGCTCCTTTTTTTAATTCAAGGTACTGCGTTGCACATTATGGATAATAGACGGCTAATTTGTACGACATGGAACACAACTAACAAGGCTGTAATATAGGCATTCGACCACTGCAGTACTGCACTAGCTATCTGGGCATAACAAACAGTAGTTATAAATCTACTGGCGATTACTTCAACCTATGAGCACACACATTGATAGGCAGCTCAGTCTACTTTAGAAGATTAAGGAATTAAACCAATGTGGCAATGCAGTGAGTGCTCATTAACTAACCTGCACAGCCAAGTAAAAAGACCCATCGGAGAGAACTGGATGCAAGTCAAGAGCGTATGGGTCCCTCAGAGAATCCGGCCTAGCGATAGATGCTGAAACTGAAATATGACCCTCCTTTGTAAACTTAACGGAGTTCCCAGCAACATTTAGTATtatctgcatcaacctcttccgATCACCAATTGCGCAGGTGGGCAATTCTGGAGCCAAATGAACCATTACCGATAGCCTTTTTAATGCAGCTACTGGTTTAATTAAATCAACCACCTACAAGATGAATAAGTCAAACCAATTTCCCTTGTGGTTGTGGATAACATAATAGTGAATAGTAAAGCATAAAAGTGCACTTACATCTGTAAAGGTGGCATGTAGATTAAAAGGTGCAATTTCCAGCTCAAGGCTGCCGTCTCCAAGCTTGGATATATCCAAAACATCATTTGAAAGAGTTTCTAGAAGATCGCTACTCTTCAGTATAGTCTCAATCATCACCCGCTGTTCTGCAGTAAGTTTTGTTTCTAACAGGAGGGATGATAAAGAAATGATTGCCCGCATAGGAGTCCGCATTTCATGATTCATGACAGCAAGAAAATCATTCCGAGCACATATAGCCATTTCTGCCTCTCGGCGTGCTGCGTCCAGAGCAATATTCTGCTCCAATAGCAGATCACGGGCTTGCATGGACTCTTCCAAAATGGCAGCATGGGACAGTGCAACTGCCACCTAAATGAGAGAATGGGCTCGTTTAGCAATGATATTTATGATGAATTAAGGATATAAGACAACACAAACAGTGCAAAATACTTCATGGGAAGTCTCATCTATGTGCTATGTGAGGACAGACAAGCTCAGTATCAGCAAGAATTGCTCATTGTAAGTGCAGAGAGAGGACATGCTTCCATTGTGAGGGTGATCATTTTTCTTAATGTGTGGTGTTTAAATTGCTTCTTCACTATTAATACATGCCTGGCAAATTTCTTGTCTATGGATTTTCCCCAAAAAATAAAGAGAGGACATGCACACAAACAAAATGAGAAAAAAGAGAGCATTCATTTCTAGAAGGCCCACCAAGGTAAATACTTGTAAAACCAATAGGAGACATGTTACATCCCCAAATAGAGTTAATCATCTTAACACAGTTTATGACAGCAGTTAGCTGATTATGCAAGAAATACTTCTTTAATCACAATAAAATAACGTCGTTTAAAGCAAGTTAGCAACTGAAGTCATACACAATTCACACTCCACTGCAAACTGAAAAGTGCTGAAAGGCTATTAAAGAGCATCTGGGGATATAAAAAATGTTCTAAAAATATCTAATTaagatacaaaataaataattttaAAAAAAATTGGCACAGAACTAAAATGGTTCAAGAGCTAGAGTTTTGAACTCCAATCTTTTTCCTTTCCATAGAGGGCGAACCAGAATTAAGCTCCAACCTTCGACTGATGTTCTCTTATGTGGATTTATGTTTCTTTAGACCATATGATTTATAGTGGTAAGGCACACTAGTACTAATGCAAGAGTGTACTAGACAACCATACCAGATATAAATGGAATGCATATAAGAATGCAGTTTAAGACAGAAATAGAATTGATAACTACCTGGTCAGCAACAACTTCAACAAGCTCCAGTTCATGGGGTCGCCATTTTCGTGCACTGTCTGGAGGAAGCATCAAAACCAACACTGCAAAGGCTTTTGCAGATAGCTCGGGCCAACCATTTATTTGAAAATTTGTAAGCTGCAGCAGCGGAACACGGACAGCAACAACCTCTGGTGGGACGTACTTGCTTTTCTGAGCCTTTACTGAAGCTAATGGGGAAGTATGTGGTATTCTCTCAGCACGATTACTATTAAAAATGGTAGCTACAATCGGAAGATTGATAGGAACAACTGATCCAAGCGGAGCATTGGTATGGAGTGCATGTGAGAGCTGAAGGGTTGTTCCAGAGCGTGATGGCATCCACACAGCACACTCTGCTAAACCAAGAGTTCTTCTCATTTCAACAAGTGTAGTTCTCAGAATAGTATGCCTGTCAAGTGTGCTTCTTATCTCGTGCGTGAGCATGTGCACATGTCTTCCCGTCTCCTCTTGTGTCCTTATTATCCCCATCTCCCTATCAAGCTCCTCGGCCTTCGCTTTCAGGAACCTCTCCCTCAATTTCACGCTCAGCAGATCAGGGATTATATGAACAAGCATCAGAGCTGTTATGCATGACACAACGGCTGTCGCCACTTTTGCCACTGTCAGCACCACAGCTATGGTCTTGGTATGCGTAGTGAAAGTCCACATGTTTATAAGGTGGGTTGCCCCACACAGAACGATGAACGCACCAAACTGTATGAGTACCCATCGGTAGGGGAAGAAAGCTGACTTCTGAACAAAGTATATCAGCTCCAAAGGGATCGAGAAGTATGCAAGTGCGATAAAGAAGTCAGATATGTACTGGTACTTCATTAAGAGATCATCGGCCTGCCAAAGTGGCTCAATACAATCGCATCCATCCATCCGCAAAGAGGTAAAGCAGTAATCAAGACGCTGCAGTTCTTGAAAGAAGCAAGCACTAAAATGCCACCTGCGAGAACATATGACCATATATACTCAGATTTACTTGAACTTCTCTGAAACTAGGGACGGCTTGAAGTGAAATTACCAAGGCTTACAAAAAAAAAGCTTAATAACCTGTATGTAAGAAAACTAGACGGGACTACGCGTTGGAGGTTGGAGAAGCCCGAGCCGAGCTCGAGCTCGAGTTCGTGCAGGGAGAAGAAATCCGGTCCAAGAACAGAGTGGAATGCAAGAAAGGCGGCAACTTTTACCCCTCCAATCGAAAGAAAACCCCCACCTCCTCCTCAATAGCACCAAAACCAGCGCCGGAATCAAGAACCGCTCGGCGCTACAAACCACCAGAAAAACGGCGTGCTTTCGCCGCAAATCGAGGCAAGACCCTGGTGCTCCGCTGCAGCAGCTGCGATTCGAGGGAGTGGGGACTCCGAGTTGGATCGGCGTGGAGCAGCAGATGAGAACCGGAGTGGGAAGAAATGCGACAACTTGGTGGCTGCAAGTCAAATGACTAAGAAAAAAGGGCGTCCTTTTGGTGGTGATGGTGGGATGTGAAACCCGGACGAGAAACTCCGCCGCTAATCATCTTTTGTTTAGAGA from Zea mays cultivar B73 chromosome 6, Zm-B73-REFERENCE-NAM-5.0, whole genome shotgun sequence harbors:
- the LOC100194344 gene encoding 60S ribosomal protein L18-like; amino-acid sequence: MGIDLVAGGRNKKTKRTAPKSDDVYLKLLVKLYRFLVRRTKSNFNAVILKRLFMSKTNRPPISMRRLVKFMEGKEKNIAVIVGTVTDDKRIQEVPAMKVTALRFTETARARIVNAGGECLTFDQLALRAPLGENTVLLRGPKNAREAVRHFGKAPGVPHSHTKPYVRSKGRKFEKARGRRNSRGFKV
- the LOC103630068 gene encoding probable ethylene response sensor 2; translated protein: MDGCDCIEPLWQADDLLMKYQYISDFFIALAYFSIPLELIYFVQKSAFFPYRWVLIQFGAFIVLCGATHLINMWTFTTHTKTIAVVLTVAKVATAVVSCITALMLVHIIPDLLSVKLRERFLKAKAEELDREMGIIRTQEETGRHVHMLTHEIRSTLDRHTILRTTLVEMRRTLGLAECAVWMPSRSGTTLQLSHALHTNAPLGSVVPINLPIVATIFNSNRAERIPHTSPLASVKAQKSKYVPPEVVAVRVPLLQLTNFQINGWPELSAKAFAVLVLMLPPDSARKWRPHELELVEVVADQVAVALSHAAILEESMQARDLLLEQNIALDAARREAEMAICARNDFLAVMNHEMRTPMRAIISLSSLLLETKLTAEQRVMIETILKSSDLLETLSNDVLDISKLGDGSLELEIAPFNLHATFTDVVDLIKPVAALKRLSVMVHLAPELPTCAIGDRKRLMQIILNVAGNSVKFTKEGHISVSASIARPDSLRDPYALDLHPVLSDGSFYLAVQVKDTGCGISPQDMPHTFTRFAHQQNATNKLRSGNGLGLALSRRFVALMQGNIWLESEGVGKGCTATFFVKLGLSDANLRRMVPPVQPKHGNADPDVSSIINGDMAILPRCYQSMI